The Palleronia sp. THAF1 genome window below encodes:
- a CDS encoding SgcJ/EcaC family oxidoreductase, with the protein MLNRAQDMPTAFRDSWMARDAEALAALFAPDADFVNVTGLWWRSRDAIRKAHHYGLTTFFANTTLRVGRVETRDLEETALVHARLTLTGQVDTDGSALDTRRTMMLFVMARTPEGWHCVAAQNTDIQPGAETMTAKGGALTPRDYR; encoded by the coding sequence ATGCTGAACCGCGCGCAAGATATGCCCACCGCCTTTCGTGACTCCTGGATGGCCCGCGACGCCGAAGCTTTGGCCGCGCTCTTCGCGCCGGACGCCGATTTCGTGAACGTCACCGGCCTGTGGTGGCGCAGCCGCGATGCGATCCGCAAAGCCCATCACTACGGGCTGACGACCTTCTTCGCGAATACCACTCTACGCGTCGGCCGGGTAGAGACACGCGATCTGGAAGAGACCGCGCTGGTCCACGCACGGCTAACCCTGACCGGACAGGTGGATACCGACGGCAGCGCGCTCGACACCCGCCGAACGATGATGCTGTTCGTCATGGCCCGTACGCCCGAAGGCTGGCACTGCGTTGCCGCCCAGAATACAGACATCCAACCGGGCGCAGAGACTATGACCGCCAAGGGTGGCGCACTCACCCCCAGAGACTACCGCTAG
- a CDS encoding IS5 family transposase (programmed frameshift), producing the protein MSDLYWLSEAQMERLRPYFPKSHGVPRVDDRRVLSGIIFINRNGLRWRDAPREYGPHKTLYNRWKRWSDMGVFARIMAGLAAEAPDNKTISIDATYLKAHRTASSLWSKKGGRGRLIGRTKGGMNTKLHAVTDACGRPIRFFMTAGQASDYTGARALLSSLPDADWLLGDRGYDADWFREDLINKKIKPCIPGRKSRDTPVKYDKRRYRKRNRIEIMSGRLKDWRRVATRYDRSPTVFLSAIALAAAVIFWL; encoded by the exons ATGAGTGATCTATACTGGCTGAGCGAGGCTCAGATGGAGCGGCTGCGGCCTTACTTTCCCAAGAGCCATGGCGTGCCCCGCGTCGATGATCGACGGGTCCTGAGCGGCATTATCTTCATCAATCGCAATGGCTTGCGATGGCGAGATGCGCCGCGTGAATATGGCCCCCACAAGACGCTCTACAACCGCTGGAAGCGGTGGAGCGATATGGGCGTGTTCGCGCGGATCATGGCTGGCTTGGCGGCGGAGGCGCCCGACAACAAGACGATCTCCATCGACGCCACGTATCTGAAAGCGCATCGCACGGCCTCGAGTCTATGGTCGA AAAAAGGGGGGCGTGGACGCCTGATCGGACGCACGAAGGGCGGCATGAACACCAAGCTGCACGCCGTGACGGACGCGTGTGGGCGGCCTATCCGGTTCTTCATGACGGCGGGACAGGCCAGCGATTACACTGGAGCCAGAGCTCTATTGAGCAGTCTTCCGGACGCCGACTGGCTCTTGGGGGACCGAGGATACGACGCGGACTGGTTCCGCGAAGACCTTATCAACAAGAAGATAAAGCCCTGCATCCCTGGCCGGAAGTCACGCGACACCCCGGTCAAATACGACAAACGCCGCTACCGAAAGCGCAACCGGATTGAGATCATGTCCGGTCGCCTGAAAGACTGGAGACGCGTGGCCACGCGTTACGACAGAAGCCCCACGGTCTTCCTCTCAGCCATCGCCCTCGCCGCTGCCGTCATCTTTTGGCTATGA
- the recN gene encoding DNA repair protein RecN, protein MLLSLNIRDMLLIDRLDLAFQPGLNVLTGETGAGKSILLDCLGFVLGWRGRAELVRQGAERGEVTAEFDLAADHPVWAVLQEAGFEPEGELLVRRVNTQDGRKTAWINDRRVSGEVLRQVSETLVELHGQHDDRGLLDPKGHRALLDDFAGNDAALAETKAAWSARAAAAKQLAQAEAALAAARDEEEFLRHAVAELDTLDPQAGEEATLDTARRRMQAAERVRADVAKAHTMLGVEGAEALMGDAARWLDGAADGLDGALDEPIAALTRAMHELAEAEQGVARALDVLDFDPFELERTEERLFAIRGLARKYEVQPDDLGDHADALRDRLTALDAGAGNIADLKASLAEADAVYGQAADALHDRRAEAAGRLDAAMAAELAPLKMERAVFATGIADAPPGPEGRDAVEFTVATNPGAPAGPLGRIASGGELSRFLLALKVCLTGHASGLTLIFDEIDRGVGGATADAVGRRLSALAEGAQVLVVTHSPQVAAKGAHHWRVEKRVEGEMTTSHVAPLDETERVDEIARMLSGDRVTDEARAAARSLLD, encoded by the coding sequence ATGCTGCTCAGCCTGAACATTCGTGACATGCTGCTGATCGACCGGTTGGACCTTGCCTTCCAGCCCGGTCTGAACGTGCTGACCGGTGAGACCGGTGCGGGCAAATCGATCTTGCTGGATTGCCTTGGCTTCGTGCTGGGCTGGCGTGGCCGGGCCGAGCTTGTGCGGCAGGGCGCAGAGCGTGGCGAAGTGACCGCCGAATTCGATCTAGCCGCCGATCACCCGGTCTGGGCCGTGCTGCAAGAGGCCGGGTTCGAGCCGGAAGGTGAGTTGCTCGTGCGTCGTGTGAACACTCAGGATGGGCGCAAGACCGCATGGATCAACGACCGCCGCGTCAGTGGGGAAGTGCTGCGTCAGGTCTCTGAAACGCTGGTCGAACTGCACGGTCAGCATGATGATCGCGGGCTGCTGGACCCCAAGGGACACCGGGCATTGCTGGACGATTTCGCTGGCAACGACGCGGCACTGGCCGAAACGAAAGCCGCGTGGTCGGCGCGTGCGGCGGCGGCGAAGCAGTTGGCGCAGGCCGAGGCGGCACTTGCTGCGGCGCGGGATGAGGAAGAGTTTCTGCGTCACGCCGTAGCCGAACTCGATACGCTCGACCCGCAAGCGGGCGAGGAAGCGACGCTTGATACCGCGCGGCGGCGGATGCAGGCGGCGGAACGGGTGCGCGCGGATGTCGCCAAGGCGCACACGATGTTGGGCGTCGAAGGGGCAGAGGCGCTGATGGGCGATGCGGCGCGTTGGCTGGACGGCGCGGCGGATGGGCTCGACGGCGCGCTGGACGAGCCGATCGCGGCCTTGACCCGTGCGATGCACGAACTGGCAGAGGCCGAACAGGGTGTCGCGCGCGCTCTGGACGTGCTGGACTTCGATCCATTCGAATTGGAGCGTACCGAAGAGCGGTTGTTCGCGATCCGGGGATTGGCGCGGAAATACGAAGTTCAGCCCGATGACCTGGGGGATCATGCCGATGCGCTGCGCGACCGGCTGACGGCGTTGGATGCGGGCGCAGGCAACATCGCGGACCTGAAGGCATCGCTGGCCGAGGCCGATGCCGTCTACGGGCAGGCGGCCGATGCGCTGCATGATCGCCGGGCCGAGGCGGCAGGGCGATTGGATGCCGCCATGGCCGCCGAATTGGCGCCGTTGAAGATGGAACGCGCCGTCTTCGCCACCGGGATCGCCGACGCACCGCCGGGACCGGAGGGGCGCGATGCGGTCGAATTCACAGTGGCAACGAACCCAGGCGCGCCGGCGGGGCCGCTGGGGCGTATCGCGTCGGGGGGCGAGCTGTCGCGCTTTCTGCTGGCGCTAAAGGTCTGCCTGACCGGCCATGCCTCTGGTCTGACGCTGATCTTCGACGAGATCGACCGCGGCGTGGGCGGGGCGACGGCGGATGCAGTCGGGCGGCGCTTGTCGGCGCTGGCCGAGGGCGCGCAGGTGCTGGTGGTAACGCACTCTCCGCAGGTCGCGGCCAAGGGCGCGCATCACTGGCGGGTGGAAAAGCGGGTCGAGGGTGAGATGACCACGTCCCATGTGGCGCCGCTGGACGAGACCGAGCGCGTGGACGAGATCGCGCGGATGCTTTCGGGGGACCGTGTGACGGACGAGGCGCGGGCGGCGGCACGGTCTTTGTTGGACTAG
- a CDS encoding chloride channel protein, whose protein sequence is MAAPRATKDWTFIDTALARGRRGWALLRDEGPGQLQFWFLALLIGTASGFAALFFRMGVEILQAWLYGVDDVNRLASAARDLPWYLFIIIPTIGGLTVGLILFKLSPGGRVRSVAEVIEGAALRDGRVETKAGLASAAASLITLGSGGSSGREGPVVHLAALISSWVNDLIKARGVTARDLLGCAVAAAVSASFNAPIAGALFAMEVVLRHFAIHAFAPIVIASAVGTVINRLQFGGVTEFALDRQSALEFYVELPAFLLLGLVCGAVAVVLMRAVFWTDDVAEAMRAKLGVPDWVRPGVAGAILGCIAIFFPQIIGVGYETTSLALTGQMAFGTAVLLTVVKVAAVAITMGGRMGGGIFSPSLMVGALVGLAFGLVATKIAPEVSGAETLYALAGMGAVAAAVLGAPVSTTLIVFELTGDWQTGLAVMVAVSTSTALASRFIDKSFFLTQLERRDVHLSKGPQAYLLCMFRVANVMRPPDHANAVPTDDVWAALEAGVFIDPNATLEVAMPMFEETARMWLPVARIGDSGQAPQILGTLHHVDALRRYNAALAATAAEEHS, encoded by the coding sequence ATGGCCGCGCCGAGGGCGACGAAGGACTGGACTTTCATCGACACCGCGCTGGCCCGCGGGCGTCGCGGCTGGGCGCTGCTGCGCGACGAGGGGCCGGGGCAGTTGCAGTTCTGGTTCCTGGCGCTTCTGATCGGCACGGCCTCTGGCTTCGCGGCCTTGTTCTTCCGCATGGGCGTCGAAATCTTGCAGGCGTGGCTGTACGGCGTTGACGATGTGAACCGTTTGGCCAGCGCGGCGCGCGATCTGCCATGGTATCTGTTCATCATCATCCCGACCATCGGCGGCCTCACCGTGGGCCTGATCCTGTTCAAACTGTCGCCCGGCGGCCGCGTACGGTCCGTGGCCGAGGTCATCGAGGGCGCCGCATTGCGCGATGGACGGGTCGAGACCAAGGCCGGGCTGGCAAGCGCGGCGGCATCGCTAATCACACTGGGATCGGGTGGATCGTCGGGCCGAGAAGGGCCGGTGGTGCATCTGGCGGCGCTGATATCCAGCTGGGTGAACGATCTGATCAAGGCGCGGGGCGTGACGGCGCGCGACCTGCTGGGATGTGCGGTCGCGGCAGCCGTGTCTGCGTCATTCAACGCGCCGATCGCCGGGGCGCTGTTTGCGATGGAGGTCGTTCTACGCCACTTCGCCATCCACGCCTTCGCCCCCATCGTCATCGCCAGCGCCGTAGGTACGGTCATCAACCGTCTGCAATTCGGGGGCGTGACGGAGTTCGCGCTGGACCGGCAATCGGCGCTGGAGTTCTACGTCGAGCTACCCGCTTTCCTGCTTCTGGGGCTTGTCTGCGGCGCGGTGGCCGTCGTGTTGATGCGCGCAGTCTTCTGGACCGATGATGTGGCCGAAGCGATGCGCGCGAAGCTGGGCGTGCCCGACTGGGTCCGTCCCGGCGTGGCGGGCGCGATTCTGGGCTGTATCGCGATCTTCTTCCCGCAGATCATCGGTGTGGGCTACGAGACGACGTCCTTGGCGCTGACCGGTCAGATGGCCTTCGGCACCGCCGTGCTTCTGACGGTGGTGAAGGTCGCCGCCGTCGCGATCACCATGGGCGGACGGATGGGGGGCGGCATTTTCTCGCCTTCGCTGATGGTTGGGGCGTTGGTGGGGCTCGCCTTCGGATTGGTCGCGACAAAGATCGCACCAGAAGTATCCGGCGCCGAAACGCTGTACGCGCTGGCTGGCATGGGCGCTGTCGCGGCGGCGGTTCTGGGCGCGCCGGTGTCGACCACGCTGATCGTGTTCGAACTGACGGGCGACTGGCAGACCGGCTTGGCGGTCATGGTGGCCGTCTCGACCTCTACCGCTCTAGCGTCGCGGTTCATCGACAAGTCGTTTTTTCTGACGCAGTTGGAACGCCGCGACGTGCATCTTTCGAAGGGACCGCAGGCCTATCTGCTGTGCATGTTCAGGGTGGCGAACGTGATGCGCCCGCCCGATCATGCCAATGCGGTGCCGACCGACGATGTCTGGGCAGCGCTGGAGGCAGGTGTCTTCATCGATCCCAACGCGACACTGGAAGTAGCGATGCCCATGTTCGAGGAAACAGCACGCATGTGGCTGCCGGTGGCGCGGATCGGTGACAGCGGACAGGCCCCGCAGATCCTTGGCACGCTGCACCATGTCGATGCGCTGCGCCGCTACAACGCAGCGCTCGCGGCGACGGCAGCAGAGGAGCATTCATGA
- a CDS encoding outer membrane protein assembly factor BamD, with protein MGTTLVGCGRLGIGASRDVPLESLDAEAIYKRAELELETDDPEEAAEFFSEVERLYPYSEWGKRALVMQALAYHRDGDYESARGASQRYLQFYPSGEDAAYAQYLLALSYYDQIDDVGRDQGLTFQALQALRTTIEEYPDSEYARSAVLKFDLAFNHLAGKEMEIGRYYLKRKHYTSSINRFRVVVEDFQTTTHTPEALLRLVEAYLSLGLEAEAQTAGAILGYNYQSTEWYQDAYALLTGRGLTLEASGESWLRTVYRQVVKGEWL; from the coding sequence ATGGGCACGACGTTGGTCGGCTGTGGTCGGCTTGGTATCGGTGCGTCGCGGGATGTTCCGCTGGAATCGCTGGATGCCGAAGCCATTTACAAGCGCGCCGAGTTGGAGCTTGAAACGGACGATCCTGAAGAGGCCGCAGAGTTCTTTTCCGAGGTTGAGCGCCTGTATCCCTATTCCGAGTGGGGCAAGCGCGCGCTGGTGATGCAGGCCTTGGCCTACCACCGCGATGGCGACTACGAGAGCGCGCGGGGCGCCTCCCAGCGTTATCTGCAATTTTATCCCAGCGGTGAGGATGCGGCCTATGCGCAGTATCTTCTGGCGCTCAGCTACTACGATCAAATCGACGACGTGGGCCGTGACCAGGGCCTGACGTTCCAAGCGCTTCAGGCGCTGCGCACGACGATCGAGGAATATCCCGACAGCGAATATGCGCGCTCTGCCGTGTTGAAGTTCGATCTGGCCTTCAACCACCTTGCGGGCAAGGAGATGGAGATCGGGCGCTACTACCTCAAGCGCAAGCACTACACATCATCCATCAACCGCTTCCGTGTCGTGGTCGAAGATTTTCAGACGACGACCCACACGCCCGAGGCGTTGTTGCGTCTGGTCGAGGCGTATCTGTCGCTTGGTCTGGAAGCCGAAGCGCAGACCGCAGGTGCGATCCTTGGCTACAACTACCAGTCCACGGAATGGTATCAGGACGCTTATGCTTTGCTGACCGGGCGGGGGCTGACGCTAGAGGCGTCGGGCGAATCCTGGCTACGCACCGTTTACCGCCAGGTCGTCAAAGGCGAGTGGTTGTAG
- a CDS encoding aminopeptidase P family protein, translating to MFQSFDTQGDREAGPERLIALRGAMADAGLDAFLIPRADAHQGEYVAPRDARLQWLTGFTGSAGFAAVTADHAALFVDGRYTVQGRDQVAEVFDVLRHPTTKLGDWLADHLPQGAQVGFDPWLHTRAEIDALRERLGPEIGVVPVTPNPLDTIWSNQPAPPQGLARAFPTNIAGATRSEKIALVCDTLEADGHAVAVLSLPDSLCWLLNIRGSDIPRNPVVHAFATVEAATQEVRLFCDSAKLRDLDLGLPVFAPDAIVQSLAYLSGPVRLDRDSAPYLFGQALEDADVNIAWAADPCLLPKARKTDAEIDASRTAHLRDGAAMCAFLHWVHQAERRVLAGERITEIDVVVALEDFRGADDALRDISFETIAGSGPHGAIVHYRVTQETDRALAPGELLLVDSGGQYDDGTTDITRTIAIGTPGAAEIAAFTRVLQGMIAVSRARWPKGLAGRDLDALARAPLWMAGQDYDHGTGHGVGVHLSVHEGPQRLSRSGEITLDPGMILSNEPGYYRAGAFGIRIENLVVVTPAPDLPDQDDREMLSFETLTWAPIDRRLIDVDALSPAERAWIDTYHAGVAQRMAGRLSPDVAAWLGEVTRPL from the coding sequence ATGTTCCAAAGCTTCGACACGCAAGGCGACCGCGAGGCTGGACCAGAACGGCTGATAGCGCTGCGTGGCGCCATGGCAGATGCCGGGCTCGACGCCTTTCTGATTCCCCGCGCCGATGCGCATCAGGGCGAATATGTGGCCCCTCGGGATGCGCGACTGCAATGGCTGACGGGGTTCACAGGCTCTGCCGGCTTTGCCGCGGTGACGGCGGACCATGCGGCGCTGTTCGTCGATGGCCGCTACACCGTGCAAGGGCGCGATCAGGTGGCCGAGGTCTTCGACGTTCTGCGCCACCCCACCACGAAGCTGGGCGATTGGCTGGCCGATCACCTGCCGCAGGGCGCTCAGGTCGGTTTCGATCCGTGGCTGCATACGCGCGCGGAGATCGACGCCTTGCGCGAACGTTTGGGGCCGGAGATCGGCGTGGTGCCGGTCACGCCGAACCCGCTGGATACGATTTGGTCCAACCAGCCTGCCCCACCGCAGGGCCTGGCGCGGGCCTTCCCAACAAACATCGCCGGGGCCACGCGGTCCGAGAAGATCGCGCTTGTCTGCGATACGCTGGAGGCGGATGGCCATGCGGTCGCGGTCTTGTCCTTGCCCGACTCCCTCTGCTGGCTTCTGAACATCCGGGGCAGCGATATCCCCCGCAATCCGGTCGTGCACGCCTTTGCGACCGTAGAGGCTGCCACGCAAGAGGTGCGCCTGTTCTGCGACTCCGCCAAACTGCGCGATCTGGATTTGGGCCTGCCGGTCTTCGCGCCCGATGCGATCGTGCAATCGCTGGCCTATCTTTCCGGCCCCGTCCGGCTGGACCGGGACAGCGCGCCCTACCTGTTCGGACAAGCGCTGGAAGACGCGGACGTGAACATCGCATGGGCCGCCGATCCATGCCTGCTGCCCAAGGCCCGCAAAACCGACGCCGAGATCGACGCCAGCCGCACCGCTCATCTGCGCGACGGGGCTGCGATGTGCGCGTTCCTACATTGGGTGCATCAGGCGGAGCGGCGCGTATTGGCAGGCGAGCGCATCACAGAGATCGACGTTGTCGTCGCACTGGAAGACTTTCGCGGCGCCGACGATGCTTTGCGCGATATATCTTTCGAGACCATCGCGGGCAGCGGCCCCCACGGTGCCATCGTCCATTACCGGGTGACGCAGGAAACCGACCGTGCGCTTGCGCCGGGTGAACTGTTGCTGGTCGACTCGGGCGGCCAATATGACGACGGCACGACCGACATCACACGCACCATCGCCATCGGCACGCCCGGCGCGGCCGAGATCGCCGCCTTCACCCGCGTTTTACAAGGCATGATCGCCGTCAGCCGCGCGCGTTGGCCGAAGGGTCTGGCCGGGCGCGATCTGGATGCGCTGGCCCGCGCGCCGCTGTGGATGGCCGGGCAGGATTACGATCACGGAACTGGCCACGGCGTCGGCGTGCATCTGTCGGTGCACGAAGGCCCCCAGCGCCTGTCCCGCAGCGGAGAGATCACGCTGGACCCCGGCATGATCCTGTCGAACGAACCGGGCTACTACCGCGCCGGGGCCTTCGGCATCCGCATCGAAAACCTGGTCGTCGTCACCCCTGCTCCCGACCTGCCGGATCAGGACGATCGCGAGATGCTGTCGTTCGAGACTCTCACATGGGCCCCCATCGACCGCCGCCTGATCGACGTGGACGCCCTGTCCCCGGCAGAGCGCGCATGGATCGACACTTATCACGCAGGCGTCGCGCAACGCATGGCGGGCAGGCTTTCGCCCGATGTCGCCGCATGGCTGGGCGAGGTCACCCGCCCGTTGTAA
- the cobT gene encoding cobaltochelatase subunit CobT has product MAKSDDNPADPFKKALAEATRTLADDPDMGVSYTVDPPGISNDGLRLPQVSRRMSRDEVMLARGTADSFALRRRFHDQKTSAKYAPPGDMAREIFNAMEDARCEAMGARAMPGTAANIDVKIEAEAARKGYKSLVAKEEAPLSVAAGYLIRQMATGRALPEGADTVAQLWREHFEGQAGGTLEGLGEALSDQAAFARMARQVIDDLGYGDQLGDDPDGSDDEDGGDDAEAESQEDDQPDSSGGEEEDSDDHEAAPDQSQDSQTDAAEAAVQSEDMADPTEGEETDMPEGDAPSEPPPPPAVSDADANYTVFRQTFDEIIRAEDLAEPAELERLRAYLDKQLEPLKGAVSRLANKLQRRLQAKQNRSWEFDLEEGTLDAGRLARVVASPTTPLSYKQEKDTEFRDTVVTILLDNSGSMRGRPISIAAICADVLSQTLERCDVKTEILGFTTRAWKGGQSREDWLAAGRPAQPGRLNDLRHIIYKSADAPWRRARANLGLMMKEGLLKENIDGEALEWAWKRLAGRPEQRKILMVISDGAPVDDSTLSVNPANYLEKHLRDVIAMVQKKRGVELCAIGIGHDVTRYYDHAVTITDAEQLAGAITDQLAALFEVDKRKRDRWMGRRRVA; this is encoded by the coding sequence ATGGCCAAATCCGATGACAACCCCGCCGATCCGTTCAAGAAGGCGCTTGCAGAAGCGACCCGCACGCTGGCCGACGACCCGGATATGGGCGTCAGCTACACGGTCGATCCTCCGGGCATCTCGAACGACGGGCTGCGCTTGCCGCAAGTCAGCCGCCGCATGAGCCGCGACGAGGTGATGCTGGCGCGCGGCACCGCCGACAGCTTTGCCCTGCGCCGCCGGTTCCACGACCAGAAGACATCAGCCAAATACGCGCCACCGGGTGACATGGCGCGCGAGATCTTCAACGCCATGGAAGACGCCCGGTGCGAGGCGATGGGCGCACGCGCCATGCCAGGCACCGCCGCCAACATTGACGTGAAGATCGAAGCCGAAGCCGCGCGCAAGGGCTATAAGTCGCTGGTCGCGAAGGAAGAAGCGCCCCTGTCGGTGGCCGCAGGCTACCTGATCCGCCAGATGGCCACGGGCCGCGCGCTACCTGAAGGCGCGGATACCGTTGCCCAGTTGTGGCGCGAGCACTTCGAAGGCCAAGCCGGCGGTACTCTGGAAGGCTTGGGCGAAGCTCTGTCTGACCAGGCGGCGTTCGCCCGCATGGCGCGGCAGGTGATCGACGATCTGGGCTACGGCGACCAGTTGGGCGACGACCCCGATGGCTCGGACGACGAAGACGGCGGCGACGACGCGGAAGCCGAAAGCCAGGAAGACGACCAGCCCGATAGCAGCGGCGGGGAGGAGGAAGACAGCGACGATCACGAGGCCGCGCCCGACCAAAGCCAGGACAGCCAGACCGACGCTGCCGAGGCCGCCGTCCAGTCCGAAGACATGGCCGACCCGACCGAGGGCGAAGAGACCGACATGCCGGAAGGCGACGCCCCGTCCGAGCCGCCGCCCCCACCAGCGGTCTCTGATGCCGACGCAAACTATACCGTGTTCCGGCAGACCTTCGACGAGATCATCCGCGCCGAAGACCTAGCCGAACCCGCCGAACTGGAACGCCTGCGCGCGTATCTGGACAAGCAGTTGGAGCCGTTGAAAGGTGCCGTCAGCCGCTTGGCCAACAAGCTGCAACGTCGCCTTCAAGCCAAGCAGAACCGCTCATGGGAGTTCGATCTGGAGGAAGGCACGTTGGACGCAGGCCGCCTTGCACGCGTTGTCGCCAGCCCCACGACGCCCCTGTCCTACAAGCAGGAAAAGGACACCGAATTTCGCGATACGGTGGTGACGATCCTGCTGGACAACTCCGGTTCCATGCGGGGCCGCCCGATCAGCATCGCAGCGATCTGCGCAGATGTGCTGAGCCAAACGCTGGAACGTTGCGACGTGAAGACAGAGATCCTCGGCTTCACCACCCGCGCGTGGAAGGGCGGGCAATCGCGCGAAGACTGGCTGGCCGCTGGCCGCCCGGCCCAACCGGGCCGCCTGAACGATTTGCGCCACATCATCTACAAATCCGCCGATGCGCCGTGGCGGCGGGCGCGTGCGAACCTTGGCCTGATGATGAAAGAGGGCCTGCTGAAAGAGAACATCGACGGCGAGGCGCTGGAATGGGCGTGGAAGCGGCTGGCTGGCCGCCCCGAGCAGCGCAAGATCCTGATGGTGATCTCCGACGGCGCGCCCGTGGACGACAGCACCCTTTCGGTGAACCCCGCGAACTATCTGGAAAAGCACCTGCGCGACGTGATCGCCATGGTCCAGAAAAAGCGCGGCGTGGAACTCTGTGCGATCGGGATCGGCCACGACGTGACGCGCTACTACGACCACGCGGTCACGATCACCGATGCCGAACAACTTGCGGGCGCGATCACCGATCAGCTTGCGGCCTTGTTCGAAGTCGACAAGCGCAAGCGCGACCGCTGGATGGGCCGTCGTCGCGTCGCGTGA
- a CDS encoding glycosyltransferase family 2 protein — MSETLGKLRQLTPGSAQDGVACLAICHNELTILPQFLNHYRRLGVSRFYVIDDRSTDGSSAFLHDQEDVALFQPLEGSSYKEDVAMWRQSVLDAFCTGAWVTLPDLDEHLYYKNMHQSLPDLASELDRAGEEVLIAAMVDMYSDQPIAQQAYDGEGPLEQAFPYFDGQGEPPTGIRIVAQPRRFLKRYPTPSVAIMGGVRERLFFQRRPLGFVQRWLLSRFAHTQRPLNPSGLQSLQNRLVRAVTKSSFSSTPFVLHKLALMKWQRGTNFARGPHSVDRKMIVSERLAVLLHFKFHKGSEGLEYSAQRGQHAGGSALYKAMLPQIHGASDTPVIPESHRFDGIQSLSEVLR, encoded by the coding sequence ATGAGCGAAACGCTTGGTAAACTGAGGCAGCTGACACCGGGCTCTGCTCAAGACGGTGTTGCTTGTTTGGCGATCTGCCACAATGAACTGACCATCTTGCCGCAATTTTTGAACCACTACAGGCGGCTCGGCGTAAGCCGCTTTTATGTTATCGATGACCGCTCGACCGATGGTAGCAGCGCGTTTCTGCACGATCAGGAAGACGTGGCGCTGTTTCAGCCATTAGAAGGGTCCAGTTATAAAGAGGATGTCGCGATGTGGAGGCAGAGCGTTCTGGATGCGTTCTGCACAGGTGCATGGGTTACTTTGCCCGATCTGGACGAACACCTTTATTACAAGAACATGCACCAATCTCTCCCGGATTTGGCCAGTGAATTGGACCGTGCCGGTGAAGAAGTTCTGATCGCGGCGATGGTGGATATGTATTCTGACCAACCCATTGCACAGCAGGCGTATGATGGAGAGGGGCCATTGGAACAGGCGTTTCCATACTTCGATGGACAAGGAGAGCCGCCGACCGGGATCCGGATTGTGGCGCAGCCAAGGCGTTTCTTGAAGCGCTATCCCACGCCATCTGTGGCGATCATGGGAGGCGTGCGCGAACGTTTGTTCTTCCAGCGCCGTCCCCTTGGGTTTGTGCAACGATGGCTACTGTCCAGGTTCGCCCATACGCAACGTCCCCTGAATCCAAGCGGGCTGCAGAGTCTTCAGAACCGCCTCGTCCGCGCTGTGACCAAATCGAGCTTTTCCAGTACTCCGTTCGTGTTGCACAAGTTGGCCCTGATGAAGTGGCAACGCGGCACGAATTTCGCACGTGGGCCCCATTCGGTGGACAGGAAGATGATCGTGTCTGAACGCTTGGCAGTCCTGTTACATTTCAAATTCCATAAGGGATCGGAGGGTCTAGAATACAGTGCGCAGCGCGGCCAGCATGCGGGTGGATCTGCGCTGTACAAGGCGATGCTGCCACAGATCCACGGCGCGAGTGATACGCCCGTGATTCCAGAAAGCCACAGGTTCGACGGTATACAATCTCTTTCGGAAGTTTTGCGCTAA
- a CDS encoding DUF427 domain-containing protein → MAGNIKISEAQGTWVVRAGGAVLGESANALMLEEDGYPFVIYFPRTDIATAFLDDSDKTTTCPHKGQASYYSIVTKSVTLDNAAFSYESPKDDVAQIAGHLAFIHEGVTVERV, encoded by the coding sequence ATGGCCGGAAATATCAAGATCTCAGAAGCTCAAGGCACGTGGGTTGTCCGCGCGGGCGGCGCCGTTCTAGGCGAATCCGCCAACGCGCTGATGCTGGAAGAAGACGGCTACCCCTTCGTTATCTACTTCCCCCGCACCGACATCGCGACGGCCTTCCTGGACGACAGCGACAAGACCACCACCTGCCCCCACAAGGGCCAGGCGAGCTACTATTCCATCGTTACGAAGTCGGTCACGCTGGATAACGCAGCGTTCAGCTACGAGTCCCCGAAGGATGATGTGGCGCAGATCGCCGGACACCTGGCCTTCATCCACGAAGGTGTGACAGTCGAACGGGTCTGA